A window of the Bacteroides thetaiotaomicron VPI-5482 genome harbors these coding sequences:
- a CDS encoding right-handed parallel beta-helix repeat-containing protein encodes MKKTIVVLLFMASLGLFSVLVAGEVYVSPHGSDRNAGTKEAPYLTLNRAIKQAREWRRLNRPEAAGGICICLEDGVYAQSAPLFIRPEDSGTPDSPTLIRAVENAHPVISGGVAVTGWKKGCDDPRIAKELRSKIWVAKAPSFGNRIVETRQMLVDGNKAQRAAQFPDGVMERMIDFNPEEQTIIIPASQIGNLLNARRLEMIVHQRWAIAILRVKSIDVRGEQAVIRFHEPESHLEFAHPWPQPVIGGEKGNSSFCLTNALELLDQPGEWLQEYPSGTIYYYPRSEEDMETAEVIVPALETLMIVDGTLERPVRHIRVEGITFAHTSWMRPSYQGHVTLQGGFPLLDAYKLHEPGLPEKAELENQAWIARPETAIRVRGTEHLTFSRCRFRHLASTGLDYEWAVSSSGIENCVFSDIGGTGILIGAFPDGGFETHVPFIPPEERNLCTDITIKNNLITDVTNEDWGCVGIGAGYVSGIAISHNEVCHLNYSGICVGWGWTSLESGMKNNRIEANYVHHFARRLYDAGGLYTLSNQPGSVMRNNRIEHLEEAPYATNDRAFYIYLDEATDGYTIENNWCPTERFDSNRPGNRNVWKNNGPQVTESIKNKAGRIKPE; translated from the coding sequence ATGAAAAAGACAATCGTTGTTCTTCTTTTTATGGCTTCTTTAGGTTTATTTTCCGTTCTCGTCGCAGGCGAGGTTTATGTTTCTCCGCATGGGAGTGACAGGAATGCAGGTACCAAAGAAGCTCCTTATCTTACCTTGAATCGCGCCATCAAGCAGGCTCGTGAATGGAGAAGGCTGAATCGTCCCGAGGCGGCCGGAGGAATTTGTATCTGTTTGGAAGACGGGGTTTATGCACAGTCCGCTCCTTTGTTTATCCGACCGGAGGATAGCGGCACGCCCGATTCTCCGACACTCATCCGTGCGGTGGAGAATGCGCATCCTGTCATCAGTGGCGGAGTGGCAGTGACCGGATGGAAAAAGGGATGTGATGATCCTCGGATTGCAAAGGAATTAAGATCAAAAATATGGGTGGCAAAGGCGCCATCCTTTGGAAATAGAATCGTAGAAACCCGCCAGATGTTGGTAGACGGCAACAAGGCCCAGCGAGCGGCACAGTTTCCTGATGGAGTGATGGAACGGATGATTGATTTCAATCCGGAAGAACAGACGATAATAATCCCTGCTTCTCAGATCGGAAACCTCCTCAATGCCCGTCGACTGGAAATGATAGTTCATCAACGTTGGGCGATTGCCATTCTGCGTGTGAAGAGTATAGACGTTAGGGGAGAACAGGCCGTCATTCGCTTTCACGAACCGGAGAGTCATCTGGAGTTTGCCCATCCGTGGCCTCAGCCCGTCATCGGGGGAGAGAAAGGCAACTCTTCCTTTTGCCTGACGAATGCTCTGGAACTGCTGGACCAACCCGGAGAGTGGTTGCAGGAATATCCGTCGGGGACAATCTACTATTATCCCCGCTCGGAAGAAGATATGGAGACTGCCGAAGTGATCGTTCCTGCTCTGGAAACATTGATGATTGTAGACGGCACATTGGAACGCCCGGTGCGGCATATTCGAGTGGAAGGAATCACCTTTGCCCATACTTCATGGATGCGTCCTTCCTATCAGGGACATGTCACTTTGCAAGGAGGTTTTCCTCTGCTGGATGCTTATAAACTGCATGAACCGGGACTTCCGGAGAAAGCGGAACTGGAGAACCAGGCGTGGATTGCACGCCCCGAAACGGCAATACGTGTACGGGGTACTGAGCATCTTACGTTCAGTCGCTGCAGGTTCCGGCATCTGGCATCTACCGGACTGGATTATGAATGGGCTGTTTCATCTTCCGGCATAGAGAATTGTGTCTTTTCGGATATCGGTGGTACAGGCATACTGATCGGTGCATTCCCCGACGGAGGTTTTGAGACGCATGTGCCTTTCATCCCTCCGGAAGAACGTAACCTATGCACGGACATTACCATTAAAAATAATCTGATCACTGATGTGACCAATGAAGACTGGGGGTGCGTGGGGATCGGTGCGGGATACGTCAGCGGTATCGCCATTTCCCATAATGAAGTCTGTCACTTGAATTATTCGGGTATTTGTGTCGGCTGGGGGTGGACATCGCTGGAAAGCGGAATGAAAAACAACCGGATAGAAGCCAACTACGTACATCACTTTGCCCGTCGTCTGTATGATGCCGGAGGACTTTATACGCTTTCCAACCAACCGGGCTCCGTGATGCGGAATAATCGGATCGAACATCTCGAAGAAGCACCTTACGCCACCAATGACAGGGCCTTTTATATTTATTTGGATGAAGCTACGGACGGATATACGATTGAAAACAACTGGTGTCCGACTGAACGTTTCGACTCGAATCGTCCCGGCAATCGGAATGTATGGAAAAATAACGGACCACAAGTGACAGAAAGCATTAAGAATAAGGCCGGAAGGATAAAACCGGAGTAA
- a CDS encoding alpha-xylosidase produces the protein MKPTNYHLFDFLDFDTELLRDESLWKACKPTAVYEKDGDICVTVPFQKQLLANDMVADTAVPREEYTLIIRQYNIGITRLFLGFGEYELTDQSEMLQFSERIRRVPLSVEKQGGKWILFTQDGTKRAVINVEEPALDRWSELLPDPQETLDITLYPDGKREIRLAAYDHFSPPRYDGLPIAFCKRTGKKERATLSFESRPDECFAGTGERFFKMDLSGQTLFLKNQDGQGVNNRRTYKNIPFYLSSRMYGTFYHTCAHSKLSLAGHSTRSVQFLSDQAMLDAFVIAGDTMEEILRGYRDLTGYPSMPPLWSFGVWMSRMTYFSADEVNEICDRMRAEHYPCDVIHLDTGWFRTDWLCEWKFNEERFPDPKGFIQRLKKNGYRVSLWQLPYVAEDAEQIEEAKANEYIAPLTKQQDTDGSNFSALDYAGTIDFTYPKATEWYKGLLKQLLDMGVTCIKTDFGENIHMDAVYKGMKPELLNNLYALLYQKAAYEITKEVTGDGIVWARAAWAGCQRYPLHWGGDSCSSWDGMAGSLKGGLHFGLSGFAFWSHDVPGFHTLPNFMNSIVAEDVYMRWTQFGVFTSHIRYHGTNKREPWHYPAIAPLVKKWWKLRYSLIPYIIEQSKLAVESGWPLLQALILHHPEDKLCWHIDDEYYFGNDFLVAPVMNSENRRDIYLPEGQWVNFFTGERLQGGRWLKEVYVPLEEMPVYVRENAVIPIYPEEVNCTDEMDLGKSIALRIDHNYKGFWTK, from the coding sequence ATGAAACCTACTAATTACCATTTGTTCGATTTCCTTGATTTCGATACAGAGTTATTAAGGGATGAGTCACTTTGGAAAGCCTGTAAACCGACAGCCGTTTACGAAAAGGATGGGGATATCTGTGTCACGGTCCCCTTTCAAAAACAGCTGTTAGCTAATGATATGGTTGCGGATACGGCTGTCCCCCGAGAAGAATATACGTTGATCATACGCCAGTATAATATCGGCATTACCCGTCTGTTTCTTGGATTTGGTGAATATGAACTGACAGATCAGTCGGAAATGCTGCAATTCAGCGAACGGATTCGCAGAGTACCTTTGTCTGTAGAGAAGCAGGGAGGCAAATGGATTCTTTTCACCCAAGACGGGACGAAGCGTGCCGTTATCAATGTAGAAGAGCCGGCTTTGGACCGATGGAGCGAGTTACTGCCCGATCCTCAGGAAACACTGGACATCACTCTGTATCCTGACGGCAAACGGGAAATCCGCCTGGCAGCATACGATCATTTCTCGCCTCCCCGCTATGACGGACTGCCCATTGCCTTCTGCAAACGGACGGGCAAAAAGGAACGTGCCACCCTTTCTTTCGAGAGCCGGCCGGATGAATGCTTTGCAGGAACCGGAGAGCGTTTCTTCAAAATGGACTTGAGCGGACAGACGCTTTTCCTCAAGAATCAGGATGGGCAGGGAGTAAATAACCGGCGTACCTATAAGAATATACCTTTCTATCTCTCCAGCCGGATGTACGGGACTTTTTACCATACCTGCGCCCACAGCAAACTTTCGCTGGCGGGACATTCCACCCGCTCCGTACAGTTCCTGAGCGATCAGGCTATGCTGGATGCATTTGTCATTGCCGGCGATACGATGGAAGAGATACTTCGCGGCTACCGTGACCTGACCGGATATCCTTCGATGCCTCCTCTCTGGAGCTTCGGAGTGTGGATGAGCCGGATGACTTATTTCAGTGCCGACGAAGTAAATGAGATCTGCGACCGTATGCGTGCCGAACATTATCCCTGCGATGTCATCCATCTGGATACCGGATGGTTCAGAACCGACTGGCTGTGTGAATGGAAGTTTAACGAGGAACGTTTTCCCGACCCGAAAGGATTCATTCAGAGATTGAAGAAGAACGGTTATCGTGTGTCCTTATGGCAGTTACCTTATGTTGCTGAAGATGCGGAACAGATCGAGGAGGCAAAGGCGAATGAGTATATAGCTCCTCTGACGAAGCAGCAGGACACGGACGGTTCCAACTTCTCGGCTCTGGATTATGCGGGTACTATCGACTTTACTTATCCGAAGGCAACCGAATGGTACAAGGGGCTATTAAAGCAACTTCTGGATATGGGAGTCACCTGTATTAAAACCGATTTCGGAGAAAATATCCACATGGATGCTGTCTACAAGGGCATGAAACCGGAACTGTTGAATAACCTGTATGCCTTGCTCTATCAGAAAGCAGCTTACGAAATAACAAAGGAGGTAACAGGGGACGGCATTGTCTGGGCACGTGCCGCTTGGGCGGGTTGCCAACGTTATCCGTTGCACTGGGGAGGTGACTCCTGCAGTTCATGGGATGGCATGGCCGGTTCACTCAAAGGAGGCCTGCACTTCGGTTTATCGGGCTTTGCCTTCTGGAGCCATGATGTCCCCGGATTCCATACCTTGCCCAATTTTATGAACTCAATCGTAGCGGAGGACGTCTATATGCGCTGGACCCAGTTTGGAGTGTTCACCTCACACATCCGTTATCATGGAACCAATAAGCGGGAACCCTGGCATTATCCGGCTATCGCCCCGCTGGTGAAGAAGTGGTGGAAACTGCGCTACTCGTTGATTCCCTACATCATAGAGCAAAGTAAACTGGCAGTAGAAAGTGGCTGGCCATTGTTACAGGCACTCATCCTGCATCATCCGGAAGATAAACTCTGCTGGCATATCGATGACGAATATTACTTCGGCAATGATTTCCTGGTAGCTCCGGTGATGAATAGCGAAAACCGTCGCGACATTTATCTCCCCGAAGGACAGTGGGTGAATTTCTTTACCGGCGAACGGTTGCAAGGCGGACGCTGGCTGAAAGAGGTGTATGTGCCCTTGGAAGAGATGCCTGTTTATGTGCGTGAGAATGCCGTTATCCCGATTTATCCGGAGGAAGTGAATTGTACGGACGAGATGGATTTAGGCAAAAGTATTGCCTTGCGCATAGATCATAATTACAAAGGATTTTGGACTAAATAA
- a CDS encoding corrinoid protein, with product MKTWKTNLEETKQRYINWWNHKGIILSMWEHFQEGVKPHADIAPPAPARDLSQKWFDPQWRAEYLDWYVAHSSLMADMLPVANTQLGPGSLAAILGGVFEGGEDTIWIHPDPNFNDEIVFNPEHPNWLLHKELLKACKAKANGNYFVGMPDLMEGLDVLAALKGTDMVLLDTVMQSEVLEQQMQQINDIYFKVFDELYDIIREGDEMAFCYFSSWAPGKMSKLQSDISTMISQDDYRRFVQPFIREQCQKIDYTLYHLDGVGAMHHLPALLEIEELNAIQWTPGVGEPQGGSPKWYDLYKKILAGGKSVMACWVTLEELKPLLDHIGADGVHLEMDFHNEREVEQAMRIIEEYTGSSSSVSADVHTNQPVGEQDNAQESIRIREEKSQEEDRMKPLYDAIVAGKLEPAVEVTKDAIAAGVLPQDIINGYMITAMGEVGQRFQDGKAFVPQLLMAGRAMKGALELLKPLLAGNASATIGKIVIGTVKGDLHDIGKNLVASMLEGCGFEVINIGIDVTCDKFVEAVKENKADILCMSALLTTTMTYMQDVIRALEEAGIRDQVKVMIGGAPVSQGFADEIGADGYSDNANTAVAVAKVLMGKRD from the coding sequence ATGAAAACTTGGAAAACAAACTTAGAAGAAACGAAACAGCGTTATATAAATTGGTGGAATCATAAAGGAATTATTCTTTCTATGTGGGAACACTTTCAGGAAGGCGTGAAACCGCACGCCGACATTGCTCCACCTGCTCCGGCAAGGGATTTGTCGCAGAAGTGGTTCGACCCTCAATGGCGGGCGGAATATCTGGATTGGTATGTCGCTCACAGTAGTCTGATGGCGGATATGCTGCCTGTTGCAAATACTCAGTTGGGTCCCGGCTCACTGGCTGCTATTCTGGGCGGAGTGTTTGAAGGAGGCGAAGATACGATCTGGATACATCCCGATCCGAACTTTAATGATGAGATCGTATTCAATCCCGAACATCCGAACTGGCTCTTGCATAAAGAACTTCTGAAAGCCTGTAAGGCTAAAGCCAACGGAAACTACTTTGTCGGTATGCCCGACCTGATGGAAGGACTGGATGTATTGGCGGCTTTGAAAGGTACGGATATGGTATTGCTGGATACGGTGATGCAGTCCGAAGTGCTGGAGCAACAGATGCAGCAGATCAATGACATCTATTTTAAAGTCTTTGATGAACTCTACGACATTATCCGTGAAGGGGATGAAATGGCATTCTGCTATTTCTCTTCATGGGCTCCGGGCAAGATGAGTAAGTTGCAGAGCGATATTTCTACCATGATCAGTCAGGATGATTATCGTCGTTTTGTGCAGCCGTTTATTCGTGAGCAATGTCAGAAAATCGATTATACGCTCTATCATCTTGATGGAGTGGGAGCGATGCATCACCTTCCCGCCTTGCTGGAGATTGAAGAACTGAATGCCATCCAATGGACGCCCGGTGTCGGCGAGCCGCAGGGAGGTTCTCCGAAGTGGTACGATTTATATAAGAAGATACTGGCAGGAGGTAAGAGCGTAATGGCTTGCTGGGTGACTCTGGAGGAACTGAAACCTTTGTTGGACCATATCGGGGCAGACGGAGTGCATCTGGAAATGGATTTCCACAATGAGAGGGAAGTGGAGCAGGCAATGAGAATCATTGAGGAATATACCGGCTCTTCTTCGTCTGTGTCTGCAGATGTTCACACGAATCAACCCGTTGGAGAACAGGATAATGCACAGGAAAGTATTCGGATCAGAGAAGAAAAGTCTCAGGAAGAGGATCGGATGAAACCTTTGTATGATGCCATTGTAGCCGGAAAATTGGAACCGGCTGTTGAAGTTACAAAGGATGCCATTGCTGCCGGGGTACTCCCGCAGGATATTATCAATGGTTATATGATTACGGCTATGGGCGAAGTCGGTCAGCGTTTTCAGGACGGCAAGGCCTTTGTTCCTCAGCTTCTCATGGCGGGGCGTGCCATGAAAGGAGCTTTGGAACTTTTGAAACCTTTACTGGCGGGGAATGCATCTGCTACTATCGGGAAAATTGTGATCGGTACTGTAAAAGGAGATTTGCATGATATTGGAAAGAACCTCGTGGCTTCCATGCTGGAAGGTTGTGGCTTCGAAGTGATTAATATCGGTATTGATGTCACTTGCGACAAGTTTGTTGAAGCGGTGAAGGAAAACAAAGCGGACATCTTATGTATGAGTGCCTTGCTGACTACCACTATGACTTATATGCAGGATGTGATTCGGGCATTGGAAGAGGCGGGGATCCGCGATCAGGTGAAAGTGATGATCGGAGGAGCACCCGTGAGTCAGGGATTTGCCGATGAAATCGGTGCTGACGGGTATAGTGATAATGCTAATACTGCCGTGGCGGTCGCCAAAGTGCTGATGGGGAAAAGAGATTAA
- a CDS encoding sodium:solute symporter: protein MHAKFLDTLDWGILIAYFLILIAIGIWASSKRKKGSSLFLAEHSLRWHHIGFSMWGTNVGPSMLIASASAGFTTGIVSGNYAWYAFVFICLLAFVFAPRYLGSRVSTLPEFMGKRFGQSTRNILAWYTIVTILISWLALTLFAGGVLIRQVFDIPMWQSALILLIISAFFTMLGGLKAVAYTNVYQMILLILVSAALAIVGIYKVGGISALTDAVPADFWNLFRPNDDTAFPWLPIILGYPVMGVWFWCTDQSMVQPVLAAKSLKEGQLGTNFTGWLKILDVPLYILPGIICLALFPQLENPDEAYMTMVTHLFPVGMVGLVLAVLTAALVSTIGSALNALSTVFTMDIYVKKIRPQAKQKEIIRVGQVVTVAGALISVIITIAIDSIHGLNLFNVFQSVLGFIAPPMAAVFLFGVFWKRTTTLAANAALTVGTVFSIGVGVLYLWVFPADQYSAWPHFMLLSFYLFVIIGIGMVVVGLLDKTPQTAILNMEKIEEKPARIVLILWGLLIVTMIGLYIFFNGH from the coding sequence ATGCATGCGAAATTCTTAGACACACTGGATTGGGGCATTCTGATTGCCTATTTTCTGATTCTTATCGCCATTGGTATATGGGCAAGTTCCAAACGAAAGAAGGGGAGCAGTCTCTTTTTGGCGGAACATTCTTTGAGATGGCACCATATCGGATTCTCCATGTGGGGGACTAATGTGGGGCCGTCTATGTTGATAGCTTCTGCCAGTGCCGGATTTACTACCGGCATCGTTTCGGGCAATTATGCCTGGTATGCCTTCGTTTTTATATGCCTGCTTGCTTTTGTTTTCGCTCCCCGTTACTTGGGTTCTCGTGTTTCCACCTTGCCGGAGTTTATGGGAAAGCGGTTCGGACAGTCTACCCGTAATATCTTGGCATGGTATACGATTGTTACAATCTTGATTTCCTGGCTAGCATTGACATTGTTTGCGGGTGGCGTTCTGATTCGTCAGGTATTCGATATACCGATGTGGCAGTCCGCTTTGATATTGCTGATCATATCCGCATTCTTTACGATGCTCGGAGGATTGAAAGCGGTTGCCTACACGAATGTTTATCAGATGATCCTGTTGATTCTTGTTTCGGCTGCGTTGGCTATTGTAGGAATCTATAAAGTTGGTGGTATATCGGCTCTGACAGATGCCGTTCCGGCAGACTTCTGGAATCTGTTCAGACCGAATGATGATACCGCTTTCCCTTGGTTGCCGATTATTTTGGGATATCCTGTGATGGGAGTATGGTTCTGGTGTACGGATCAGTCGATGGTACAGCCTGTGTTGGCAGCCAAAAGTCTGAAAGAAGGACAGTTGGGAACGAACTTTACCGGATGGCTCAAAATACTGGATGTTCCTCTTTATATTCTTCCGGGTATCATCTGTCTGGCCTTGTTTCCGCAGTTGGAGAATCCCGATGAGGCGTATATGACGATGGTAACCCATTTGTTTCCTGTCGGGATGGTGGGGCTGGTGTTGGCTGTGTTGACTGCCGCGCTTGTCAGTACTATCGGATCGGCATTGAATGCTTTGAGTACCGTGTTTACAATGGATATTTATGTGAAGAAGATTCGCCCGCAGGCGAAGCAGAAGGAGATCATCCGGGTCGGACAAGTGGTGACGGTAGCCGGTGCTCTGATATCGGTAATCATAACGATTGCCATTGACAGCATTCACGGACTGAATTTATTCAATGTTTTCCAGTCTGTATTGGGATTCATTGCACCTCCTATGGCGGCAGTTTTCCTTTTTGGCGTTTTCTGGAAGCGTACGACTACGTTGGCTGCTAACGCTGCCCTGACAGTGGGGACGGTATTCAGTATAGGAGTAGGTGTATTGTATCTATGGGTATTTCCTGCGGATCAATATTCTGCATGGCCTCATTTTATGTTATTATCCTTCTATCTGTTCGTTATTATCGGGATAGGGATGGTAGTTGTCGGTCTATTGGATAAGACTCCTCAGACGGCAATATTGAATATGGAGAAGATCGAAGAAAAGCCTGCCCGCATTGTACTTATCTTATGGGGGTTGCTTATCGTAACTATGATAGGGCTTTATATCTTCTTTAATGGCCATTAA
- a CDS encoding vitamin B12 dependent-methionine synthase activation domain-containing protein — MIEQELTYQDLRIPSSEIYEAMGYKDSIPDQMVIDETNTLLKRVIPLLRPRFAFFFMEGTLDIEKETLSVQSIHPPTVNPIQDTIPTRSPEQNTFSTQSKSTVFSVGKTIARQLRGSEAFVFFAATAGTEFEVFQHTLQQEEDMVKIYIADSLGSIIAEKTADCMEVALAEYIREKNWKHTNRYSPGYCGWHVSEQQKLFPLFPIAAPCGIRLTDSSLMVPIKSVSGVIGTGTNVRKLEYTCGLCTYENCYRKRKHR, encoded by the coding sequence ATGATTGAGCAAGAACTCACTTATCAAGACTTACGAATCCCATCGTCCGAAATTTATGAAGCAATGGGATACAAAGATTCTATACCGGATCAGATGGTAATAGATGAGACTAATACGTTGCTAAAACGGGTTATTCCCCTGCTTCGCCCTCGGTTCGCATTCTTCTTTATGGAAGGTACACTTGATATCGAAAAAGAGACTCTTAGCGTACAAAGCATCCATCCACCCACTGTCAATCCTATACAAGACACCATTCCCACACGGAGCCCTGAGCAAAACACTTTTTCTACACAAAGTAAAAGTACCGTTTTCTCTGTTGGTAAAACCATCGCCCGTCAATTAAGAGGATCGGAAGCGTTTGTCTTTTTTGCAGCTACTGCCGGAACTGAGTTTGAGGTATTCCAGCATACGTTGCAACAAGAAGAAGATATGGTCAAAATATACATAGCAGACTCGTTAGGGAGTATTATTGCAGAAAAGACGGCTGATTGCATGGAAGTCGCTTTGGCTGAATATATACGGGAGAAGAACTGGAAACATACCAACCGATACAGCCCAGGATACTGTGGATGGCACGTTTCGGAACAACAAAAACTGTTCCCATTGTTCCCCATAGCTGCTCCCTGTGGCATCCGGTTGACAGATTCCAGCCTCATGGTACCCATCAAATCAGTTAGTGGCGTCATCGGAACGGGCACTAATGTCCGCAAGCTTGAATACACTTGTGGACTGTGCACTTACGAAAACTGTTATCGCAAAAGAAAACACAGATAA
- a CDS encoding methylcobamide--CoM methyltransferase: protein MGKLNMKDWIGQTILNKKVISIPIMTHPGIELIGKTVHDAVTNGQVHYEAIKALCDKYPAAAATVIMDLTVEAEAFGAEIIFPENEVPSVSGRLLADEAAIDALEIPALNKGRIAQYLKANMLTAKNITDRPVLAGCIGPYSLAGRLYDMSEIMMLIYINLEAANTLLHKCTDFIIRYCMALKATGVNGVVMAEPAAGLLSNEDCLQYSSVFVKEIVEKVQDDHFTVVLHNCGNTGNCTQAMVYTGAAAYHFGNKINMEEALKEVPADALAMGNLDPVSLFKMSSPEEMKKATLQLLEATAAYPNFVLSSGCDIPPYTPLANINAFYTALEEFNETRN from the coding sequence ATGGGTAAACTGAATATGAAAGACTGGATCGGTCAGACGATCCTAAATAAAAAGGTCATTTCCATTCCTATCATGACACATCCGGGCATCGAGCTTATCGGAAAGACGGTTCATGATGCAGTAACGAACGGACAGGTGCATTATGAAGCAATCAAAGCGCTCTGCGACAAATATCCTGCTGCTGCCGCAACGGTTATCATGGATTTAACGGTAGAGGCGGAAGCATTCGGAGCCGAAATTATATTTCCGGAGAATGAAGTACCAAGCGTATCCGGTCGTTTGCTTGCAGACGAAGCTGCCATTGATGCCTTGGAAATACCAGCACTGAATAAAGGAAGGATCGCGCAATATCTCAAAGCGAATATGCTGACTGCAAAGAATATCACAGACCGTCCGGTGCTGGCTGGTTGTATCGGTCCTTATTCATTAGCGGGACGCTTGTATGATATGTCCGAAATCATGATGCTGATTTATATCAATCTCGAAGCAGCCAACACTTTGCTCCACAAATGTACCGATTTCATTATTCGATACTGCATGGCCCTGAAAGCGACCGGAGTGAATGGAGTGGTAATGGCGGAACCTGCTGCCGGATTATTATCCAATGAAGATTGCCTGCAGTATTCTTCTGTATTCGTAAAAGAAATAGTTGAGAAGGTTCAGGATGATCATTTCACCGTTGTACTTCATAATTGCGGGAATACAGGAAATTGCACCCAGGCTATGGTATATACGGGTGCGGCAGCCTATCATTTCGGAAATAAAATCAACATGGAAGAAGCATTGAAAGAAGTTCCTGCCGATGCTCTTGCGATGGGTAATCTTGATCCGGTCAGTCTTTTCAAGATGTCGAGTCCGGAGGAAATGAAAAAAGCGACTCTACAGTTATTGGAAGCCACTGCCGCATATCCGAACTTCGTTCTGTCGAGCGGTTGCGATATACCGCCATATACGCCATTAGCTAATATAAATGCTTTTTATACAGCATTGGAAGAGTTCAATGAAACTCGAAATTAG
- the rpiB gene encoding ribose 5-phosphate isomerase B, translating into MKTIGLACDHAGFELKEYVRGWLEVKGWAYKDFGTNSAASVDYPDYAHPLALAVESGECYPGIAICGSGNGINMTLNKHQGIRAALCWNAEIAHLARQHNDANILVMPGRFISTEEADMILTEFFSTQFEGGRHQNRIDKIPVK; encoded by the coding sequence ATGAAAACAATTGGATTAGCATGCGACCACGCCGGTTTTGAACTAAAAGAATATGTTCGCGGCTGGCTGGAAGTAAAAGGCTGGGCTTACAAAGATTTCGGAACCAACTCTGCCGCAAGCGTAGATTATCCGGACTATGCCCATCCGCTGGCCCTAGCAGTAGAATCGGGTGAATGTTATCCCGGTATTGCGATCTGCGGCAGCGGAAACGGAATCAACATGACTCTGAACAAGCATCAGGGAATACGTGCTGCTCTTTGCTGGAATGCAGAGATCGCACATCTGGCCCGTCAACATAATGACGCTAATATTCTCGTGATGCCGGGACGCTTCATCAGCACTGAGGAGGCGGACATGATATTGACAGAGTTCTTCTCAACACAGTTTGAGGGGGGACGCCATCAAAATCGTATTGATAAGATTCCGGTAAAATAA